Proteins from a genomic interval of Pseudomonas versuta:
- the rnr gene encoding ribonuclease R — MADWQTLDPEAAREAEKYENPIPSRELILQHLAERGSPAAREQLVEEFGLTTEDQIEALRRRLRAMERDAQLIYTRRGTYAPVDKLDLILGRISGHRDGFGFLVPDDGSDDLFMSPSQMRLVFDGDRALARVSGLDRRGRREGVIVEVVSRAHETIVGRYFEEGGIGFVVADNPKIQQEVLVTPGRNAGAKVGQFVEVKITHWPTPRFQPQGDVLEVVGNYMAPGMEIDIALRTYDIPHVWPEAVLKEAAKLKPEVEEKDKEKRIDLRHLPFVTIDGEDARDFDDAVYCEAKPGKLRLFSGGWTLYVAIADVSSYVKIGSALDAESQVRGNSVYFPERVIPMLPEQLSNGLCSLNPKVDRLAMVCEMTISKSGEMTDYKFYEAVIHSQARLTYNKVSTILEQPKTSEAKQLRSEYADVVPHLKQLYSLYKVLLAARHVRGAIDFETQETRIIFGSERKIAEIRPTTRNDAHKLIEECMLAANVATAEFLKKHEIPALYRVHDGPPPERLEKLRAFLGELGLSLHKGKDGPSPKDYQALLASIKDRPDFHLIQTVMLRSLSQAVYSADNQGHFGLNYEAYTHFTSPIRRYPDLLTHRAIRSVIHSKMDTPHVRRAGAMTIPKARIYPYDEAILEQLGEQCSMSERRADEATRDVTNWLKCEFMKDRVGESFPGVVTAVTGFGLFVELTDIYVEGLVHVTALPGDYYHFDPVHHRLAGERTGRSFRLGDTVEVRVMRVDLDERKIDFEMAEKTLSAPIGRKNRGTDAPAAKNAGKSGTKATEKPVEPAPAARRSAPKAAKKTDDTYRPSDAAAKNAELRKSRELKQALLADAKSGGRTSEPGKSGRGAPAKDAGKPSKPSKHRKGPPKSGTAPAAKSGGARKPKAKS; from the coding sequence ATGGCCGATTGGCAGACCCTCGATCCCGAGGCCGCACGTGAAGCGGAAAAATACGAAAACCCTATCCCTAGCCGCGAGCTGATCCTTCAGCATCTGGCCGAGCGTGGTTCGCCGGCTGCTCGCGAGCAGTTGGTAGAAGAGTTCGGTCTGACTACAGAAGACCAAATCGAGGCCTTGCGTCGTCGCCTGCGTGCGATGGAGCGTGATGCCCAGCTCATTTATACCCGCCGTGGTACTTATGCGCCGGTGGACAAGCTCGACCTGATTCTCGGCCGCATCAGCGGTCATCGCGACGGCTTCGGTTTCCTGGTCCCTGATGATGGAAGCGACGACCTGTTCATGAGCCCGTCGCAAATGCGTCTGGTGTTCGATGGTGATCGTGCGCTGGCTCGTGTTTCCGGGCTGGATCGCCGTGGTCGCCGTGAAGGCGTGATCGTTGAAGTGGTTTCGCGAGCTCACGAAACCATCGTAGGGCGTTACTTCGAAGAAGGCGGCATTGGCTTTGTGGTTGCCGACAATCCGAAGATCCAGCAAGAAGTGCTGGTTACTCCGGGTCGTAACGCCGGCGCCAAGGTTGGCCAGTTTGTCGAAGTGAAGATTACTCACTGGCCGACGCCGCGCTTCCAGCCTCAAGGCGATGTGCTTGAAGTGGTGGGCAACTATATGGCGCCCGGCATGGAAATCGACATTGCCCTGCGCACCTACGATATTCCTCACGTCTGGCCTGAGGCAGTGCTTAAAGAAGCCGCCAAGCTCAAGCCTGAAGTTGAAGAAAAAGACAAAGAGAAGCGCATCGACCTGCGCCATCTGCCATTCGTCACCATTGACGGCGAAGATGCGCGCGATTTCGATGACGCGGTTTACTGCGAAGCCAAGCCGGGCAAGCTGCGTCTGTTCTCGGGTGGCTGGACGTTGTACGTGGCAATTGCCGACGTCTCCAGCTACGTGAAAATTGGTTCGGCGCTGGATGCCGAGTCTCAGGTACGTGGTAACTCGGTGTATTTCCCTGAGCGCGTGATCCCGATGCTGCCTGAGCAGTTATCCAACGGTCTGTGCTCCCTGAACCCGAAAGTCGACCGTTTGGCCATGGTTTGCGAGATGACCATCTCCAAGTCCGGCGAAATGACCGACTACAAGTTCTATGAGGCGGTGATTCACTCCCAGGCACGTCTGACCTACAACAAGGTCAGCACTATCCTGGAGCAGCCGAAAACCAGCGAAGCCAAGCAACTGCGCAGCGAATACGCTGATGTAGTGCCGCACCTCAAGCAACTTTACTCGTTGTACAAGGTGCTGCTGGCTGCTCGTCATGTGCGCGGCGCAATTGATTTTGAAACGCAGGAAACCCGAATCATCTTCGGTTCCGAGCGCAAAATTGCCGAAATTCGCCCAACCACGCGTAACGATGCGCACAAACTGATCGAAGAATGCATGCTGGCTGCCAACGTGGCCACTGCTGAATTCCTCAAGAAGCACGAAATTCCGGCCCTGTATCGCGTTCACGATGGTCCTCCACCTGAGCGTCTGGAAAAGCTGCGTGCCTTCCTTGGTGAGTTGGGTCTGAGCCTGCACAAGGGTAAGGATGGTCCGTCGCCGAAGGATTACCAGGCGTTGCTGGCGAGCATCAAGGATCGTCCGGATTTCCATCTGATCCAGACCGTGATGCTGCGTTCGTTGAGTCAGGCGGTGTACAGCGCTGATAACCAGGGCCACTTCGGCCTGAACTATGAAGCCTATACCCACTTCACCTCGCCGATTCGTCGCTACCCGGACCTGCTAACCCACCGGGCAATTCGCAGCGTCATCCATTCCAAAATGGATACCCCGCACGTTCGCCGTGCCGGTGCGATGACGATTCCGAAAGCACGCATTTATCCGTACGACGAAGCGATTCTTGAGCAGCTCGGCGAGCAGTGTTCGATGAGCGAGCGTCGTGCCGATGAAGCCACGCGTGACGTGACCAACTGGTTGAAGTGCGAGTTCATGAAGGATCGCGTCGGCGAGTCTTTCCCTGGCGTAGTTACTGCGGTAACGGGTTTTGGCCTGTTCGTCGAGCTGACCGACATTTATGTTGAAGGTCTGGTCCATGTGACCGCCTTGCCGGGCGATTACTACCACTTCGATCCTGTGCATCACCGCCTGGCGGGCGAGCGCACCGGTCGCAGCTTCCGTTTGGGCGATACCGTTGAAGTGCGAGTGATGCGCGTCGATCTCGACGAACGCAAAATCGACTTTGAGATGGCTGAGAAAACCCTCAGCGCGCCAATTGGCCGCAAAAATCGCGGTACTGACGCACCTGCTGCCAAAAATGCCGGTAAATCGGGCACCAAGGCTACGGAAAAACCTGTCGAGCCGGCCCCGGCCGCTCGTCGCAGCGCGCCCAAGGCTGCCAAGAAAACCGACGATACGTATCGTCCGAGCGATGCTGCGGCAAAAAATGCCGAGCTGCGCAAAAGTCGTGAGTTGAAGCAGGCGCTTCTGGCCGACGCGAAAAGCGGCGGTCGGACATCAGAGCCGGGAAAGTCGGGTAGGGGGGCGCCTGCCAAAGATGCAGGCAAGCCTTCCAAGCCGAGCAAACATCGTAAAGGCCCGCCAAAATCGGGCACCGCTCCTGCTGCCAAAAGTGGCGGAGCGCGCAAACCTAAGGCCAAGTCATGA
- a CDS encoding iron ABC transporter substrate-binding protein yields the protein MMLRNTQLATFLLRSLSIATLGLTLITPAAQAADPVTLTLYNGQHKEVGDNLAAAFEAKTGIHVDVRKGSSNQLASQIVEEGDRSPADVFYAEESPPLNSLGEQGFLAKADDSTLQALPKEYVAANGTWIGVTARTRVVAFNPDKIKEEELPKSVLDFAGPEWQGKVGFVPTSGAFQEQAVAIIKLHGREAAEEWLTGLRAFGKTYTNNMVALKAVENGEVAAVLVNNYYWFALQREKGKLNSKLYYFTDGDAGGLITVSSAGVLKASKHPKEAQQLLAYMASEEGQRVITNTTAEYPMRKGMVSERGLKPFDELQPPKITPADLGNADEALELEQDVGLL from the coding sequence ATGATGCTCCGAAATACCCAGCTTGCAACATTTCTACTGCGTAGTTTGTCCATCGCAACTCTTGGCCTGACCCTGATCACTCCCGCCGCTCAGGCTGCCGATCCTGTAACCCTGACCCTGTATAACGGCCAGCACAAAGAAGTCGGCGACAATCTCGCCGCAGCCTTTGAAGCCAAGACCGGCATTCACGTCGACGTACGCAAAGGCAGCAGCAACCAACTCGCCAGCCAGATCGTCGAAGAAGGCGACCGCTCGCCTGCCGACGTGTTCTATGCCGAAGAATCGCCGCCGCTCAACAGCCTTGGCGAACAGGGCTTTCTGGCCAAGGCCGACGACAGCACCCTGCAAGCGCTACCCAAGGAATATGTGGCCGCCAATGGCACCTGGATCGGCGTGACTGCGCGCACCCGCGTCGTGGCGTTCAACCCTGACAAGATCAAGGAAGAAGAGCTGCCCAAGTCAGTTCTGGATTTCGCAGGCCCCGAATGGCAAGGCAAAGTAGGTTTCGTACCTACCAGCGGTGCATTCCAGGAACAGGCCGTGGCCATTATCAAACTGCATGGCCGTGAAGCTGCCGAGGAGTGGCTGACCGGGCTACGCGCCTTTGGCAAGACCTACACCAACAACATGGTTGCGCTAAAAGCCGTCGAAAATGGCGAAGTGGCCGCCGTACTGGTCAACAATTACTACTGGTTCGCCCTGCAGCGCGAGAAAGGCAAGCTGAACTCAAAGCTGTACTACTTCACCGATGGCGATGCGGGCGGTCTGATTACCGTATCCAGCGCCGGCGTATTGAAGGCCAGCAAACATCCTAAAGAAGCCCAGCAACTTCTGGCTTACATGGCCAGCGAAGAAGGTCAGCGAGTGATCACCAACACCACTGCTGAATACCCGATGCGCAAAGGCATGGTCTCGGAACGCGGCCTCAAGCCATTTGATGAGCTACAACCGCCAAAAATCACTCCGGCCGACCTTGGCAACGCTGATGAAGCGCTGGAGCTTGAACAAGATGTAGGCTTGCTCTGA
- a CDS encoding ABC transporter permease — protein sequence MLSAAQPAGFTVKRKRPSVWLLLPVLLLVGLSLLPLLYVGTKAWQAGWAQAAHLLWRPFVFDLMRNTLLLMVGVTVTCALVGLSLAWLLERSNLPGRRLWGVILCLPFAVPAFVSSFTWVSLSSSFEGLGGAILVMSLSKYPLIFLPVAATLRNLDPALEESARTLGQNRLGVFFRITLPLLWPSLLAGSLLIALHMLVEFGALSIIGLQTFTTAIYQQFELSFSNANAAMLSAVLLVMCLSLLWLELKVRGKGRHIRIGQGAARRAEQVRLGKWSFFGQLYCLVLAIIGSGVPLGMLVYWLVKGSSAAFPMAAIGEALLSSLSLALGGAALCLVLAVPVGLLVVRYKGRLAIWAERLPYLLHALPGLVIALALVYFSLHYVPALYQTSALLLIAYALLFLPLAQAPIRTALNKAAPQLEEAARTLGASSFSAFCRVTLPIIFPALGAAFALVFLDAMKELTATLLLSPTGLNTLATQVWSHTSNIEFAAAAPYAALLILVSGLPVYLLTTKMYLSR from the coding sequence ATGCTGTCTGCCGCCCAACCTGCTGGCTTCACCGTGAAACGTAAAAGGCCTTCGGTCTGGCTGTTGTTGCCCGTGCTGTTGCTGGTAGGCCTGAGCCTGTTGCCGTTGCTGTATGTCGGCACCAAGGCATGGCAGGCCGGGTGGGCACAAGCGGCGCACTTGTTGTGGCGGCCTTTTGTATTTGACCTGATGCGCAACACGCTGCTGCTGATGGTGGGCGTGACCGTAACCTGCGCGCTGGTCGGCTTGTCGCTGGCCTGGCTGCTTGAGCGCAGTAACTTGCCGGGGCGACGCCTGTGGGGCGTGATCCTGTGCCTGCCGTTTGCCGTTCCGGCATTCGTCAGCAGCTTCACCTGGGTGTCCCTCAGCTCCAGCTTTGAGGGCCTGGGCGGCGCCATTCTGGTGATGAGCCTGTCCAAATACCCACTGATCTTCCTGCCTGTCGCGGCCACTTTGCGCAATCTCGACCCGGCACTTGAAGAGTCGGCCCGCACCCTGGGCCAGAATCGCCTGGGGGTGTTTTTCAGGATCACCCTGCCGCTGCTCTGGCCTTCGTTGCTGGCAGGCTCGTTATTGATTGCCCTGCATATGCTGGTGGAGTTCGGCGCGCTGTCGATCATCGGCCTGCAGACCTTCACTACTGCGATCTATCAGCAATTCGAGCTGTCGTTCAGCAACGCCAATGCAGCCATGCTTTCGGCAGTGCTGCTGGTGATGTGCCTTAGCCTGCTGTGGCTGGAGCTGAAAGTGCGCGGTAAAGGCCGGCACATTCGAATCGGCCAGGGCGCAGCACGGCGCGCCGAGCAAGTGCGACTGGGCAAATGGTCATTTTTTGGCCAGCTGTATTGCCTGGTACTGGCAATCATTGGCAGCGGGGTCCCGCTGGGCATGCTGGTGTATTGGCTGGTCAAGGGCAGCTCCGCAGCGTTCCCGATGGCAGCCATTGGCGAGGCGCTGCTCTCGTCCCTGTCACTGGCGCTGGGCGGCGCTGCCCTGTGCCTGGTGCTGGCAGTCCCCGTAGGCTTGCTGGTGGTGCGGTATAAAGGCCGGCTGGCCATCTGGGCCGAGCGTCTGCCATACCTGCTGCATGCATTACCCGGACTGGTGATTGCCCTGGCGCTGGTGTACTTCTCGCTGCATTACGTGCCAGCGCTGTACCAGACCTCCGCCCTGCTGCTGATTGCCTATGCCTTGCTGTTTTTGCCACTGGCGCAGGCGCCGATTCGCACGGCGCTGAACAAGGCCGCTCCGCAGCTTGAAGAGGCGGCACGCACCCTGGGCGCATCGTCGTTTTCGGCGTTTTGCCGGGTGACATTACCAATCATTTTCCCGGCACTGGGGGCGGCTTTCGCCTTGGTGTTCCTGGACGCCATGAAAGAACTGACCGCCACACTGCTTTTGAGTCCGACCGGTCTTAATACATTGGCAACACAGGTTTGGTCCCACACCTCCAACATCGAGTTTGCGGCGGCGGCCCCCTATGCGGCGCTGTTGATCCTGGTATCGGGGCTGCCGGTTTACCTGCTGACCACCAAGATGTATCTGAGCCGCTAG
- a CDS encoding adenylosuccinate synthase, with amino-acid sequence MGKNVVVLGTQWGDEGKGKIVDLLTEHAAAVVRYQGGHNAGHTLVIDGEKTVLHLIPSGVLREGVQCLIGNGVVVAPDALLREIIKLEEKGVPVRERLRISPSCPLILSFHVALDQAREKARGELKIGTTGRGIGPAYEDKVARRGLRVGDLLNMPRFEAKLRELVEYHNFMLVGYYKEAAIDFDKTLAECKEYAELLKPLMLDVTAELHGLRRAGKDIMFEGAQGSLLDIDHGTYPYVTSSNTTAGGVATGSGVGPMFLDYILGITKAYTTRVGSGPFPTELFDEVGAHLAKQGHEFGATTGRARRCGWFDAVILRRAIDVNSISGICLTKLDVLDGLETINICVGYKDANGNVLVDAPTDADSYEGLQPVYEAVPGWTESTVGAKTLEELPAAARAYIKRVEELIGAPIDIISTGPDRNETIVLRHPFA; translated from the coding sequence ATGGGTAAGAATGTCGTAGTCCTGGGCACCCAATGGGGTGATGAGGGCAAAGGCAAGATCGTTGATCTGCTGACCGAACATGCTGCCGCTGTAGTGCGCTACCAGGGTGGCCACAACGCTGGCCACACCTTGGTAATCGACGGTGAAAAAACCGTTCTGCACCTGATCCCGTCGGGCGTATTGCGCGAAGGCGTGCAGTGCCTGATCGGCAACGGCGTGGTGGTTGCTCCCGACGCCCTGTTGCGTGAAATCATCAAGCTGGAAGAGAAAGGCGTACCGGTGCGCGAGCGCCTGCGTATCAGCCCGTCTTGCCCGCTGATCCTGTCCTTCCACGTAGCGCTGGATCAGGCTCGTGAAAAGGCCCGTGGCGAGCTGAAGATCGGTACTACCGGTCGCGGCATTGGCCCGGCATATGAAGACAAGGTTGCTCGTCGTGGCCTGCGTGTTGGCGATCTGCTCAACATGCCGCGCTTTGAAGCCAAGCTGCGTGAATTGGTGGAATACCACAACTTCATGCTGGTGGGTTACTACAAAGAAGCCGCCATCGACTTCGACAAGACGCTGGCCGAGTGCAAGGAATACGCCGAGCTGCTCAAGCCGCTGATGCTGGACGTGACTGCCGAGCTGCACGGTCTGCGCCGCGCTGGCAAAGACATCATGTTCGAAGGCGCCCAGGGTTCGTTGCTGGACATCGACCACGGTACCTACCCGTACGTGACCAGCTCCAACACTACCGCTGGCGGTGTTGCCACCGGTTCGGGCGTTGGTCCGATGTTCCTGGATTACATCCTGGGCATCACCAAGGCTTACACCACTCGCGTGGGTTCGGGTCCATTCCCGACTGAGCTGTTCGACGAAGTGGGCGCTCACCTGGCCAAACAGGGTCACGAGTTCGGTGCAACCACCGGCCGTGCCCGTCGTTGCGGCTGGTTCGACGCCGTTATCCTGCGTCGCGCTATCGATGTGAACAGCATCTCGGGCATCTGCCTGACCAAGCTGGACGTACTCGACGGTCTGGAAACCATCAATATTTGTGTCGGCTACAAAGATGCAAACGGTAACGTCCTGGTGGACGCGCCGACCGATGCTGACAGCTACGAAGGCCTGCAGCCGGTTTACGAAGCTGTACCGGGCTGGACAGAATCGACCGTGGGTGCCAAAACCCTGGAAGAGCTGCCTGCTGCTGCGCGTGCTTACATCAAGCGCGTAGAAGAGCTGATCGGTGCTCCGATCGACATCATCTCGACTGGCCCGGACCGCAACGAGACTATCGTTCTGCGTCACCCGTTCGCTTAA
- a CDS encoding ATP phosphoribosyltransferase regulatory subunit produces the protein MATVDRWLLPDGIEEVLPPEAARIEVARRQVLDLFQSWGYEFVVTPHIEYLESLLTGAGQDLDLRTFKVIDPQTGRQMGFRADITPQVARIDAHTLRREGPSRLCYAGSVLHAQPRGLSSSRSPIQLGAELYGDASPSSDVEVISLMLAMLQLADVPDVHMDLGHVGIYRGLARAANLSVEVEQQLFDALQRKAIDEVTALTEGLPADLAGMLQALVGLCGGRDVLVAARERLAQAPAPVLAALDDLLAIAERLSVRFPQLPLYFDLGELRGYHYHTGVVFAVFVPGVGDSIAQGGRYDDIGAVFGRARPATGFSTDLKTLVTLGRAEVELPCGGIWMPDSTDATLWQQVCQLRSEGQRVVQALPGQSRIAASDADCDRQLIQQNGLWQVVPLAS, from the coding sequence ATGGCAACGGTAGACCGCTGGCTTCTGCCAGATGGCATCGAAGAAGTACTTCCACCTGAGGCAGCCCGCATTGAAGTGGCGCGCCGTCAGGTGTTGGATCTGTTCCAGAGCTGGGGCTATGAGTTCGTTGTCACCCCGCATATCGAATACCTGGAGTCCTTGCTGACAGGGGCAGGCCAGGATCTCGACTTGCGGACCTTTAAGGTTATTGACCCGCAAACGGGTCGCCAGATGGGTTTTCGTGCCGACATCACGCCACAAGTGGCGCGCATTGACGCGCATACCTTGCGCCGTGAAGGCCCGAGCCGTCTGTGCTACGCCGGCAGCGTGCTGCATGCTCAGCCGCGCGGGTTGTCATCCTCGCGCAGCCCGATCCAGCTGGGTGCCGAGTTGTATGGCGATGCCAGCCCGAGCAGCGACGTGGAAGTCATCAGCCTGATGCTGGCCATGCTGCAATTGGCCGACGTGCCGGATGTCCACATGGACCTGGGTCACGTTGGTATCTACCGTGGTTTGGCCCGTGCGGCCAACCTGTCGGTTGAAGTGGAACAACAATTGTTCGACGCTCTGCAACGCAAGGCGATCGACGAAGTAACGGCCTTGACCGAAGGTTTGCCGGCTGATTTGGCAGGCATGCTGCAGGCATTGGTTGGTTTGTGTGGTGGCCGCGACGTGCTGGTTGCTGCGCGTGAGCGCCTGGCCCAGGCTCCGGCCCCGGTTCTGGCTGCTCTGGACGATTTGCTGGCGATTGCCGAGCGGTTGTCTGTGCGTTTCCCGCAGTTGCCGCTGTATTTTGACCTGGGTGAGTTGCGTGGGTATCACTACCACACAGGTGTGGTGTTTGCGGTCTTTGTTCCGGGCGTTGGGGATTCCATCGCTCAGGGCGGTCGTTATGACGATATTGGTGCTGTTTTCGGGCGTGCCCGTCCGGCGACCGGTTTTTCGACTGATTTGAAAACCCTGGTGACCCTGGGGCGTGCTGAAGTCGAGCTACCGTGTGGCGGTATCTGGATGCCCGACAGTACAGATGCGACACTCTGGCAGCAGGTTTGCCAGCTTCGCAGTGAAGGTCAGCGTGTGGTTCAGGCATTGCCTGGCCAGTCACGGATCGCCGCCAGTGATGCGGACTGCGACCGCCAATTGATTCAGCAGAATGGCTTGTGGCAAGTAGTGCCGCTGGCTTCTTGA
- the hflC gene encoding protease modulator HflC, with product MSNKSLIALIVAVVVAIVAWNSFYIVSQTERAVMLRFGRVVQDDVPPGLHVKIPYVNQVRKFDGRLMTLDAPTQRFLTLEKKAVMVDAFAKWRVKDAGRFYAATSGLKQVADERLSRRLESGLRDQFGKRTLHEVVSGERDALMADLTASLNKMAEKELGIEVVDVRVKAIDLPKEVNRSVFERMSSEREREAREHRAKGNELAEGIRADADRQARVLLAEAYRQSEEARGDGDAQASAIYSKAYGQDQEFYKFYRSLRAYRESFANKSDVLVLDPSSDFFRYLEKSKPAQQ from the coding sequence ATGAGCAATAAATCGCTGATCGCCCTTATTGTTGCCGTTGTCGTGGCGATTGTTGCCTGGAACAGCTTCTACATCGTTTCGCAAACCGAACGTGCAGTGATGCTGCGCTTTGGTCGTGTGGTGCAGGACGATGTTCCGCCGGGTCTGCATGTGAAGATTCCTTACGTCAACCAGGTGCGCAAGTTCGACGGTCGCCTGATGACGCTGGATGCGCCGACTCAGCGTTTTCTGACGCTGGAAAAGAAAGCGGTAATGGTTGATGCCTTCGCCAAGTGGCGCGTGAAAGATGCCGGTCGCTTCTATGCTGCGACCTCCGGTCTTAAGCAAGTTGCTGACGAGCGCTTGTCGCGTCGTCTCGAGTCGGGTCTGCGCGACCAGTTCGGCAAGCGCACGCTGCATGAGGTTGTGTCCGGTGAGCGCGACGCGCTGATGGCTGACCTGACTGCGTCGCTGAACAAAATGGCTGAAAAAGAGCTGGGCATCGAAGTTGTTGATGTCCGGGTCAAGGCCATCGACCTGCCGAAGGAAGTAAACCGCAGCGTTTTCGAACGGATGAGCAGTGAGCGTGAGCGTGAAGCCCGTGAGCACCGCGCCAAGGGTAACGAGCTGGCAGAAGGCATTCGTGCTGACGCTGATCGTCAAGCCCGCGTGCTGTTGGCTGAGGCGTATCGTCAGTCCGAAGAGGCTCGCGGTGATGGTGATGCCCAGGCTTCCGCGATCTACTCCAAGGCTTATGGCCAGGATCAGGAGTTCTACAAGTTCTATCGCAGCCTGCGCGCTTACCGCGAAAGTTTTGCGAACAAGAGCGACGTACTGGTTCTGGACCCAAGCAGCGATTTCTTCCGCTACCTGGAAAAATCCAAGCCGGCACAGCAGTAA
- the hflK gene encoding FtsH protease activity modulator HflK, with protein MAWNEPGGNSNNQDPWGGKRPNNGGRKGPPDLDEAFRKLQESLNGLFGGGKKRGSGDGGSNGGKGAGFGLLGIGLVVLAAAWLYSAVYVVDEQEQAVVLRLGKYYDTVGPGLNIYFPPFDKKYLENVTRERAYTKQGQMLTEDENIVEVPLTVQYKISNLRDFVLNVDQPEVSLQQATDSALRHVVGSTAMDQVLTEGREQMAVDIKERLQRFLDTYKTGITVTQVNVQNAAAPREVQEAFDDVIRAREDEQRARNQAESYANGVVPEARGQAQRIIENANGYRDEVISRAKGEADRFTKLVSEYRKAPDVTRDRLYLDTMQEVFSNTSKVLVTGNKNGQSNLLYLPLDKMIEGRNGSTPATGSAAAAGNNDSASHANSDMPTPPRTRESR; from the coding sequence ATGGCTTGGAATGAGCCGGGTGGCAACTCGAATAATCAAGATCCTTGGGGTGGCAAACGCCCGAATAACGGCGGCCGCAAGGGACCACCAGATCTCGACGAGGCCTTCCGAAAGCTGCAGGAAAGCCTGAATGGGTTGTTCGGTGGTGGGAAAAAACGTGGTAGCGGCGACGGCGGATCAAATGGCGGCAAAGGTGCTGGTTTTGGCCTGCTGGGCATTGGTCTTGTCGTGCTGGCTGCAGCCTGGCTGTACAGCGCGGTTTACGTGGTCGACGAACAGGAGCAAGCCGTGGTGCTGCGCCTGGGCAAGTACTACGACACCGTAGGGCCGGGTCTGAACATTTACTTCCCGCCGTTCGATAAAAAGTACCTGGAAAACGTGACGCGTGAGCGTGCGTACACCAAGCAGGGGCAGATGCTCACTGAAGACGAAAACATCGTCGAAGTGCCGCTGACCGTGCAGTACAAGATCAGCAACCTGCGCGACTTCGTGCTGAACGTTGATCAGCCGGAAGTCAGCCTGCAACAGGCCACCGACAGTGCGTTGCGTCACGTAGTGGGTTCCACTGCGATGGATCAGGTATTGACCGAAGGCCGTGAGCAGATGGCTGTGGACATCAAGGAGCGCTTGCAGCGATTCCTTGATACCTACAAGACCGGTATCACAGTGACTCAGGTGAACGTACAGAACGCAGCAGCACCGCGTGAAGTACAAGAAGCCTTTGATGACGTGATCCGCGCTCGTGAAGACGAGCAGCGTGCCCGCAACCAGGCAGAAAGCTACGCCAATGGCGTGGTGCCGGAAGCGCGCGGTCAGGCCCAGCGCATCATCGAAAACGCCAATGGCTATCGTGATGAAGTGATTTCTCGCGCCAAGGGTGAGGCAGACCGCTTTACCAAACTGGTGAGCGAGTATCGCAAGGCTCCGGATGTGACGCGTGACCGTCTGTACCTGGACACCATGCAGGAAGTCTTCAGCAATACCAGCAAAGTACTCGTGACCGGCAACAAAAACGGCCAGAGCAACTTGCTGTACTTGCCATTGGACAAAATGATTGAAGGCCGTAATGGCAGCACCCCGGCAACGGGCTCGGCAGCTGCGGCGGGCAATAACGATTCGGCATCCCATGCCAACTCGGATATGCCGACACCACCGCGTACCAGGGAGAGTCGCTGA